A region of Elusimicrobiota bacterium DNA encodes the following proteins:
- a CDS encoding PQQ-binding-like beta-propeller repeat protein: AGDMVEAGLRREFDKYNDIARAFHPKIKVYGVPGNHDVTRGMGAIYFRERVGSTRHAVLYPPLPGKPRFLFLAVNNSLSNHGSGHFTRDELRWVEAQLLDADSKYPGINIIAAFHHPTRESGENAAGEGVNVDNSQVFLELMKKYNIRALIAGHSHNNSKYAGNDGIPTFSTTGVYKKPNGGGFVIANVYDNRIDFINKSPGVPPNDKPFITVSLTTPRYPKHVFIAPKNDDMLNSGCHIRTEFTPYHNVTVTKAEYQVDDGGFIRKSTYSLDSTDFWLPMEFKTEGNTTTADTTFDVTELLKSFDAKNLRDKSDPWYWVNGIHRVKVRYTTSDNKKWYYTTWPYFKVRQDWPSSAWRVDVGNDVQADLGYDPDGERVYVNPHGKLFLALDALTGKTLWQFDKSKYGGTVWEESSGTVFDDSTVYFGSYNGTVFALNKTDGVLKWYFTVPTDAANEPDAGYPVSPVSVFGTPVFDDYNLYFGAVDGYLYAVDKQKGQLRWRYQAAREKSGSGGEFSHKEIITKPLLMNNKLYFTNYAGYIHCVNAKDGTPGWPPTGAVQVVDTFYNAPSRGAVVGNPVENVVYCTGYAKGVYCYNASTGELIWTSGSYWGSLGGDIEHTKAYAKTAGNTLCAYTISGEQWFLQLGIKDTGSDLLRNEPLGINGIVYTGTMCTGSVIAVKDNQSSGKLLWQHRSGIGGVTSTPAVNNNEKVFVGTLDGHITALTGLLYQ, encoded by the coding sequence ACGCAGGTGATATGGTAGAAGCTGGCTTACGCCGTGAATTTGATAAGTATAACGATATTGCGAGAGCGTTCCACCCGAAGATAAAAGTTTATGGCGTACCGGGTAACCATGACGTAACCCGCGGGATGGGCGCTATATACTTCCGTGAACGCGTAGGGAGTACAAGGCATGCGGTATTATACCCGCCCTTACCGGGTAAGCCAAGATTTTTATTCCTGGCGGTAAACAATTCGTTGAGTAACCACGGCAGCGGGCACTTTACCCGTGATGAACTACGGTGGGTGGAAGCGCAGTTACTTGATGCGGACTCAAAGTATCCCGGGATAAATATTATTGCTGCGTTCCACCATCCTACCAGAGAGTCCGGCGAGAACGCTGCGGGTGAAGGTGTTAATGTAGACAACAGCCAGGTATTCCTTGAACTCATGAAGAAGTATAATATCCGCGCATTAATCGCAGGGCATTCACACAACAATTCTAAGTACGCAGGGAATGACGGCATCCCTACATTCTCGACAACCGGTGTATACAAAAAACCTAATGGCGGCGGGTTCGTTATCGCTAATGTGTACGACAACAGAATTGATTTTATTAATAAATCACCGGGGGTACCCCCGAATGATAAACCGTTTATCACAGTCTCCTTAACCACCCCGAGGTATCCTAAACACGTATTCATAGCACCTAAGAATGACGATATGCTTAACTCCGGGTGTCATATCCGCACAGAATTCACGCCGTATCATAACGTTACCGTTACGAAAGCGGAGTATCAGGTAGACGATGGCGGGTTCATCCGTAAGAGTACGTACTCACTTGATAGTACAGACTTTTGGTTACCTATGGAGTTCAAAACTGAGGGTAATACCACAACTGCGGATACAACCTTTGACGTTACAGAACTACTAAAATCATTTGACGCTAAGAACCTGCGTGATAAATCTGACCCATGGTACTGGGTTAACGGTATCCACCGTGTAAAAGTAAGGTATACCACGAGTGATAACAAAAAATGGTACTACACAACCTGGCCGTATTTTAAGGTACGGCAGGACTGGCCGTCCTCCGCGTGGAGAGTGGATGTAGGTAATGATGTACAAGCTGACCTTGGGTATGATCCTGATGGTGAGAGAGTCTACGTTAACCCGCATGGCAAACTTTTCCTGGCGCTTGACGCTTTAACGGGTAAAACTTTGTGGCAGTTTGATAAATCAAAATACGGGGGGACGGTATGGGAAGAAAGTTCGGGTACTGTATTTGATGACTCAACCGTATACTTTGGCTCGTATAACGGTACAGTCTTTGCGTTAAACAAAACGGATGGCGTATTAAAATGGTACTTCACAGTCCCCACGGATGCAGCGAATGAACCCGATGCTGGGTATCCTGTATCCCCGGTTTCAGTATTCGGCACACCGGTTTTTGATGACTATAACCTATACTTCGGTGCGGTAGACGGTTATCTTTACGCTGTGGACAAACAAAAAGGGCAGTTACGGTGGAGGTACCAGGCTGCGAGAGAGAAAAGCGGTAGCGGAGGTGAGTTCAGCCATAAAGAAATTATTACGAAGCCATTACTCATGAACAATAAGTTGTACTTCACAAACTACGCGGGGTACATACACTGTGTCAACGCAAAAGATGGTACTCCAGGCTGGCCACCCACGGGTGCAGTGCAGGTAGTTGATACTTTTTATAACGCACCGAGCCGCGGGGCTGTAGTAGGTAATCCTGTAGAGAACGTAGTTTACTGCACAGGCTATGCGAAAGGCGTGTACTGCTATAACGCCTCAACCGGCGAACTTATCTGGACCTCCGGTAGTTACTGGGGTTCACTCGGCGGGGATATTGAGCATACCAAAGCATACGCAAAAACTGCGGGGAATACTTTATGCGCGTACACTATCTCAGGTGAACAATGGTTTTTGCAGTTAGGTATAAAAGATACGGGGTCAGACCTTTTGAGGAACGAACCTCTGGGAATTAACGGTATAGTTTATACGGGTACTATGTGTACGGGGTCGGTAATAGCGGTAAAAGATAACCAATCCTCAGGTAAACTTTTATGGCAGCACAGGTCCGGTATCGGCGGGGTAACCTCCACCCCTGCAGTCAATAATAATGAAAAAGTTTTTGTTGGTACGCTTGACGGGCATATAACCGCGCTTACCGGGTTACTATATCAATAA